Within Odontesthes bonariensis isolate fOdoBon6 chromosome 16, fOdoBon6.hap1, whole genome shotgun sequence, the genomic segment GCAATAACTGTAAGGTAGCTGACCAGGTTTCCGTTTTGGGGATTTAGCTTGTAAGTGGCGTTTTTGAATTGAGTTATCTTGCTGGGGTCGGCAGGCAGGAGGATGTCATCTTTGTACCACTTGTATGTGGGAGGCGGTGAGGCGTCGCCATCGTGGCAGGTGAGGAGGGCTGACCTACCCGTCGTCACGGACTCGGGGATCCTACACAGGGGTGGAGATGGGGGCACTGCGGGGCATGGTGTACAGTTTAGATGTGTGCTGTGTCACAAAGTCTTGAACAGAAACATATAGCCTTTACATTGCAGTGTTGGGCAGTTTTTTCCTGTGGttgtgagtaaaaaaaaaagactcttaCCCAGAACAGTAAGCTTCACTGTGGTTTCTGCAAATTGGCTTTTGGCGCTGGACACCTCACAGTTGTACACTCCTGTATCCTGCCGAGTCACTTTGGTGAATCTCAAGTTACCGCCACCATACAAAGTCGCGCGGCTGTTATATGCCTCTGTGGAAGAGACGCACCATTacagagctgaactgaaagccATTGAAAGggattaaaaatgtctccatcaaAGCAAAACGCTTGACTCAATTTGTTCTTTTGGAGCCGAAAATGTGTCTGTTATTTTCAAAGTGAATttctgtaattaaaatgacgGTGATGCATACTCAGACAATCCCCATCAACCTTAGACACTGTAAATGTGCTGCAACCATCATGTTTGTGGGACTGCTTGTAGCTCAGGGCTCTAGAGTCGCACGTGCGACCTATTTTCTCAGTGGTGCAACTAATAAAAATCTGAGGTCGCACAGGTGCAACCACCCGTtcgaaattttttttttttaaaaagtctgcgcgactctgaaagtcttgctgtggttcaacaacagacacacgttagacccatatcgtggtttaaaccaatcagagatagtgaagggcggGATCCCCCTCTGATTGGCCCGTGCGCGTGTGAGTACGTTTGAATACGCGCATCCTGtagtcagacagagaggtgatgaacctcggctcgtcagataaacagtggatgtagccgcgggtgatcagatgaaaagaacgattgacaacttttcgttaagttaaggcctgattcgtccaaaaataaccacaaccaatgctctgacaTGGAGCCGTCAACCTCCCACGTTATGTCATGCCCTGGTCCAGAGCTAgcatccggagctagcatcagataattagccacatacgatcgactccgagccagaaccaactgaaatGGATAAAGTGTACACATGTCTAAGAGAGTGGCTTGACCAGTTTCCCTGGCTAAAATGCAGTAAAGCcgataatataatgcactgcatttactgtaaagtgtggcaatggtgcatttgtgactggttctaaaacatttcgaattgaaacgcagaaaaagcacaacgcatctatgaaacacattacctgctcaggcgtcccctctccccgctgcctttcagcagcaggcagcagcaaacacaCCATCGGACGAGGCCCAGATGATAATCAAGTTTAACGTTGCCGACCATATTGCAAAAGTTCCCTTCATTAAGTTCAAGTCCGAAATaattcttcagaagaaaaataGCTTGAACTTAAACCCGATGTACAGCAATGATGTCGCGTGCGCGCAATTTATAGGAGTCATCGCagatacattgaaaaaaaagatgtctgTGCTAATTGCGAACAGTGAGTACATGTCAGTGTGTACGGCcgtatcttgaggagaggaagaccggtgaatatactgatatatatatttaacccaagtacaggagttggccatccgaggggcatgtgactgcaatggaggatagtccataagacattgagctatgagatgttcagtttgaagcccttaaaacactttcaattttaaaatagattttctttttatttaatttatcttgagatgttttaagtttaaatttcaggccagtgaagcactttaagcagcaacactttttcagtaagtttcaataagtagttagtaagtgaagttcagtaagtttgtagaattgtgcttcaaataaagaattttattttgaccagattgctagttgATCGTTTACAAGTCAATTTTGTCTATATGGACaacgatttaaaaataaataaattaaaaaaagtgaacctgtaaaactgcggtgttaaatgcaatgcgtttgaaaatttgggtgcacctaacttttgtgctggtgcacctaagaaaaaaagagttggGTGCACCAGTGCAAAAAGTTAGTCTAGAGCCCTGTAGCTGCTCCTCTACCAAATCTGACATTCTTAGGATCATTCTTTAAGAGTGGCAGAGATGTGCAGGATGGTTTTAAAATGGGACCTTAACTCTTAAACGTGCAGTGTCTGTTCATTATCAACAGACATTGGAATAAAATCCTCTTCTTTGTtgaggaaaaagagaagaaaactaAGAAATGTCCATTTACTTACGTGTTAGTTTTCCATCATACACCACTAATATCTGTGAGTCTTTGTTGTCCTTAAATTTCCACTCAAGTCTGGCATCGTTACCAAAGTCTGCTGAATATGAGCAGGTCAGGTCCACTCCTGAAACGAGATCACACGACCTGTTTGCACACACGGCGAAAGAACTTCCCAACAACTTCGCAACATTTGATTAAGTAGAGTTATGGCAATAGCCCTCCTCAGGGGAAAGTGGATGTTGATTGCAAACCAGCACATTTGCATGACTGCCATAGCTGTGGGTGCAGAAAACATAATTTCTAAAGACCCATCCTTACACTCAGGGTCAAAGAAAGAAGTCATTTACAGAACTTCTGTATCTTCATTAAGACCGATTAAAGCTGCACAAAGTTGTTACAAGTCAGCAGGTCCTTAGTGGTGCCCTGAAATATTCCCCAGGGCTGAACACAAGAGGAAACAATAGACATAAAAGGTGCATGTTAGCCAGTTTATAGCCACTGGAAGTAGTTTAGATGACAGGAAAGTCTCACGGTAACCATAAGAAGTGTTACTGGTTGGCTTGTCTTGTATGTCCAACTCTGCTGCGATAGGTGACGATATGCCCCATTTCAGCTTGTTATTgtcttgtttcttttgttttttccttgttGTCATTAAGATGTTACTTTTTTATTCTAAGTGGCTGGTTGGAGACTGTAGAGACATTTTGAGGCGAACTAGACATGCATTTTCAGGAGTAATTCAATTTCCACCTTATTATACGTCATGTAAACGTACTGTCACAAAATAAGTAAAAAGAGCATTAACAGAATTAATACACAGCGATGGCGTTCTATATTACAAGACAAACCTACATTTCTTTGCCATTCCATTCCATCccaatcttttctttttaaagtggcTTTACATGGTGCATTTTCTGCAGATACTTCAACATCTTTTAGGACTCAccttcattttctttcacaCGCACATCTGGATTGTTAGTACTGACAGTAAAGCTGCTTACAcctagacacagacacacacaacaacaaaaaaaaataaatacttactAGGGTTCAATAAGCACAAAAGAACAGACACAGATCAGAAAACTTAAGACACTGAAGTCCCTGGGCTCTGGCTAATATTTGTAAAAAGATAACCTCAGAAATGGATACAGTGATGTGTTAAATAAGTAGATAAAAGACGGCCAAGCATTCCATAAGTGGGCAAACTGATCTTATCAGAAGAAATCTTGCATTCCCAACATGTGGAACCAGAGTTCTCCACGAGCAGCTTTGAAGACTTGAGTTTCATGAACTTTCATACATTAAATCCAAGGttaggttgaaaaaaaaaaaaaaaaaaaaaaaagtcaaaatagTGGAAAACCTGATTATAATCAGTAGGAAATTCAACCTGAAAGGATGAGTGGATTATCAGAAATTTCAAAGCACTCGCTCAGATCAACAGATCATTCTCAATAATAAACCACACCCAGTGACAAACACGCTGAGCATGCTCACAAGCTCCAAGAGAGCTGACGAGCGAAAAAAATTCCTGTGGGGTGAGCAAGAAAGCTCCAGCGATACTGATCGTAACCTGGGTGAAACCGCGTCTATTCTGGCTCAGAATCACGTCATTCATAGGCAGTCTCAGGTCATCTGTCACACCATAAGTCCATCTATTGCCCCATTTTAGCTTCAGCAGTTACACAACAGACAACTAATTTGTCTGTAAAGCTGATGTTATTCATAGAAACCACTACTGCAGGGAACATAactggagtttaaaaaaaatgaatgagtgAGTGCTCAATTGTTTAGTTTACAACTTAATTACAATAGAAGCACAGTAAAACACTAACTTAATCCACAATCTGCATGTCAAGAATTAAAAGAGAATTCTTATTGTCCACGCTGATCTGAAACTGGAGGCTTTTCTGACAGGCAGGCTCAGCTGAGATAACATGGCACCGTCCCAGTTTTGGTTTGGTGGAAACTGAGATAAGCCTCAGAGTGAAACTTTTTACTGGCGCACTCCACAGCTTCCTTGTTTGCATTGAGTTTCAGTGTCGGGGTGGCAAGTAACTTTCAAAGGAAACTGCTGGAAACGCATGCAGAGAGCCCCAGACAGCAATTGTGTCGGTTCAGCGCAGAACATATTGAAAAGGCCGGTGTGTCCCATCTTAACTCGAACCCAAGGTGATGTAAACAGAACAGCAACGAGTATGGAAATCAGTTGGAGGATAAATTTGAGATTGAGGGTTTAATGTTGCAGCTTTACAGTCTAGTTTGTCATTGGCTTTGTGCAGGATTGTAAAGTTACTCCACAGTTAAACGTCCCTCCTCCCATTAAGGACATTCTAATATCTTAATTACATGGCAGATGCATTTGTGAACTTGCCCAGAAACTGATAATTACTGGAATATAAATCCTTGCTTATCATCCAAAGCTATCAAGAGAAACTAATTCAAACCATGCAGCAGATAAAATTAAAACTGAGGGACATTCAAATTCGATGGAAACAGGGGTTTGATTGTgagattgtttttttaatttgatttccaTCGAGTCATCCTGCATCTTGTGCCACATGGACCCTAtcattcattatttatttttttttaaaaacatgcaaaGCAAAGTAAAATATTTCTAAAGCTAAAGCACAAAATGTAAATCCGTGGGTTAAGTTCAAAACTGAGCTCAACGAGCAACTTACCGGGAGAACTCAGTAAAGTAGAAGATatccatttaaaataaataaataaataaataaatcaggaaCCAATCTTTTCCACTTTTGTTACACTCGTATGTTTCCGGGTTTCAGTGCAACACAACGAAATAAGAGCAAACACAGAGCAGGCCCAGACCCGAAACTCAATTTAATACAACCACGGCTCGCTTAATGGGGGCAACAAGTACAGCTTTATACATTTACTGAAAGAAATGTTTCATTTGTTCCAAGGTAGAATAACTCAGTCGAGAGAGAAGAAGGCCGCAGCCGCTCACCTGTTGCGGCGGAAAAGAACAAAAGCACCGAAACGAACTCCTTCATGTCGACAGCCCGCTCCTTCTTTGTTACGCACTTGTTCCTGTCAAAACTAACTATTATCCTGAAACGAAGACAAAAATAGTTAGAAAAGTAGTCCTGATTTCCACTGTTTTCTTATCCCTCTGTCGAAGTTTCCAACAGCTCCGACCGTCCGCTCTCACCTGAGGACTGCAACAGGTACCAACAAGCGCGCTCCTTCCGGAAATACGATCCTCCCGGGAGCCGCGCGATGACAGGAGAGAGAAAACAGGTTTGGCAGGGTTAAACCAACACGAACACACATTTACATGAAGGGAAACTGCTGACGTTGGTGCTCCATTGTCAACCAACCAATATTCTATTTGAATGGTCTCTGAGTTGCTTGAGAGTCCAAACACTGATTTCCATGTTTGTGGGTTTAATGGGTTTGTCTTCCTTCCTCATTATTGGCACCAATTGTTCTAGTTTGGTCAGCAATAATAAAGCATCTCGAACCACAGTTATGCTACATCCTTAAAAATGTGTTGCAAAAAGCTTTTATAAGTAGGTAAAACCATTTTAATTGAGCCACATACCTTCACACCTTGTATCAGTGCACATGGTCATTTCCTCCTTTACAAACCGATGGTTGAAGAGTTTTATTCCTTTCATCCACATAGTGTGCCAAGCAGGGGCGGTCCTAGGGGCGGGCAGACCGGGCATGCGCCCGGGGCGGCATCGCGGgggagtgaaaaagaaaaaaaaatgttaaaaaaaaatgtaaaaaaaaaaaaaaaagatcgagagggggtttgggggggggggggggggggtgtattcGTGGCGCCCCCATCTTTCCCTCCTCCCCTTGGCCAGACTCAGATCACACATCATCAATACACGTTTCGGCCACAGTTGTTTTTCAGTGCCCCCATCTTCCCCTCCTGAGACTCTCACCTGAGACTCTCACCTCTTGTGTTAGGTGAGCAACGCAGCACAGTGCAGAGTTTGGGGAGGGGGGATGattcaatatatattttttttaattattaatgaATAGTTTTGAATGAGagtgcattattattattactattattactgttattattattatgtttttttttccttttcttgatTGTATTTTTCCCCTTGGTCGGTCATTTGTGATTTCAAGCCTTTCATTTCACTCACAGGGTGATAACAAAAAAAGTGTCAAGTGTAATCGTTATCATTATGACACAATAAGGTATCATAACTGCCTTAACCCCTTAGCATTCCTGGTGATTTGCCTGAAGGAACGCCTGCAAACTGCACTTTTTCTTAAACGATCACTGTAGATTATTCTACAGGAAAAACTACATATGAGCCTTTTCCTCATGGCTTGAAGGAAGCCTCTCTTTGAGCTGGGCTCCGTTGACCAATAGGAAAGAAATGCGATGGAGCGAGGGGAAGCGCTTTACGCAGGGCCTGGCCATCATTGGCTGAAACTGTTGTAGAACACAAGCTGGAATCCAGTGTAAGAGATCTGGTGCACGATCCAGAGCTCTGAAATACAAGAGCACATGCAGTTCTCCAAACTTAACAGCGCCACATTATTTTGTGTTACACAAATACTGGGCATGCACAATTGGGCAACAGATGACTCAGGTTACACAGCTTGTTTATACAATGTGGTGCCTCGTAAGATTACTGcatatttgctgttgttttgctcAATCTTCAGCTTTACAAGATACTGTCCACATGCATTATTGAACACAGTCAATAGGGTATATTATAAAATCAGGGTATATTGTGTGGCCTGTGATTGGTTTGGTTTCACCTATTTGTAAGAAAGGAATACCCTAATGCTACAAAAATAAACATATCCAATGTACAATGTTTGTACTGTAAATGCTGTGAAATAATACAGTTTAAAAACCAGTTTTCATTGTCACAATTATAATACTTTTAGAGGAGGATTGTCCCTCAGTCTTCATTTTTATGCCACTATTTTACTGTAGCCTACTAATGATTTTATAATTCACCCAAACCTTCTAACAATAGCATCCCTTTGTTTAAAATATACAGAAACATAACAGAAACGTTTTACTTTTTAggctttttaaagaaaagttgCACATGGTGAAACTGATGTGAATGAAAAAGTACCAGCTCGATCACCCAATTTACTCTTTTCAAATATTGCAAAAccttcttgtttgttttcagcCGGGAGAATGAAGACGATTATTCCAATCAATATCACGATTATCTCAAATAGTTTTGATAACACTCGTAACAACCATAGCTAGTCTGACCAAACCCAGCCTACTGTGGAGAGCAGTTGTACTGCAGAGCTTGTTTATGAGGACTGTGGCCTGATCAGTGACTGAGTGTCTCTTCTATGAACCATAAATGAATATTTTGACCTATTTGTTCAGTACTATTTTGCAAAAGAACACGCTGTTGTGTGCAGAACTTCCCACTGGAAATAGATATGGGCATTCTGTCAACATTATAATCATCATTTCACTTTCATGACCTTTTCATGTTCAATGAGTTTTGGTTCATTTCCACCTATCTAATAAGAAAACTTATGATAATTAGCAAAGTTCTtctcagtttttgttgtttcagttgagtttattgtcattatacagTACTTAGTACAATCAGTGCATGTATATGATTGTGCTTTTGCTACACACGCCACCTATTCGATTATATACACGAGTACAAATCCTTTACGTCATCAGAGAAAACATTGCACCATAAAAAGCATATTCAATGTTCATTTCTGAATGGAATCATCAGGAACTAAACCCATAGCTTCGACGGTGCACTGTACCAGCCTTGGCCCTTCGGAGGTGTCCCGTGTGCAAGTGAAAGGCAAACAGAGGACTGAGATTTGGTTTTCCTTCTTTCCGTAGTCGCCTCATcagaagagaataagaaagcAGAAAGGCATTATTGCTTGTGCATGCATTTGTGCTCTGTCAAAAACTCCTTTAAAGTTTGGCTTCAAACTTTGTCTGCAGTCTTTGTAGCCCTATCAATTTCTTATTGACAAGTACAACACGGTCTTAGTGGACCTGTGTGCTCCAAGGTCACCGCTCTCTGCCCTCATTATTTGACAGGCAGCCAAGAAGAGACACAGGGGACAGATTTCAGTCAGGCAAAGTAGATTGCTTACCTTAAAGAGTGATGAAGCTCAGCAATAATTCACACTGCAGAGTGCAACGTTGCATAATTTTGAGCTGGAAAAGTTTCAGCCGTTATGTGGCATAGCAAAAGCTGTTTTTCCACCCTTCTTTAGAATCCCTCGAAACTGCATCTTAGATACAGATAGATATTGTCTTGTTAACAAGGCAGGAGATGAAAGCTTGATATCTTTCATTGCATTGACTACAGTTGCCAAGATTGATTGTAGATCTTAAATATGACAGAATAAAGAGTCTGTGATCTGGAGCTAAGTCACATTCATGCTTTTTACCTGTTAGGCAAGTCTGTCAGGATCTAATCTGGCCCCTACAGATTTGTACTACTCGCTTAAACAGCTGCATATACAGTATGTGAGAGTACCACAGAGCACAAAGAGTATGCAGCCGTGTCTGTGCTTAGTATTGAGTGCATAATGCAGAGATTGCAGCCCTGTGACATACCAAGTATATATTATACATACATTCGGTTAAACATATTGCACTTTGTGCATACACACAACTTGAAGGGTCTGGATTCGGTCCGCAGATGACTGCTGAAACAGCGTTAACATATGCAGCTGCATGTCGCCTGTTCACAGCCAGAGAATTTCCACCAGCACAGGAAGTGTCATCAGTGTCAGCAGCAGGCCGCTGCAGCTTTGTAATAAGACACTCCATGCTGAGCAGGGGAGGAGGAGCTCTGCAATTAGAAAAATAATCTCCATTCAGAAGAAGGACGTTACATCTTTACATGTGAAACAACAGGAAGTGCATAGCTGTGGCAAACAATGACCGTGAGGACAAGCAGCTTACTTTTCTCAACCACGGAAGTTTTGCTGGCTGTGGCTGAGTCGGGCAGTTTGATGTTGCAGGTGAAGTTGGACTTGCCGTTGGGCAGGTTTCTAAACAGCAGGCGGCAGTTATTGCCCGGAAAGATGCGGACTTTGGCGCGCTTCTTGAAGGGGGCGTGCTGCTCCTCGTCCGGGTCGGTGGTGTCGAAGAGTCTTTCCCCCTGTGTGTACTTGCAAAAGGGTTCAGGTGACTCAGCGGGAACCGCATATTTGCAGTCCATCCTGAGGTCGTTGTCGTTGACAGAGCAGTAGGACAACTGAATAACCTTCTGAGCCGATGCAAAGCCTGTATGCAGTGTAACACAAAGAGATGCTCTGGAACTCACCAACTTCATTAGAAACAATAAACTTTTGTGGTCATACATGTCAGAAAGAATGCATGCAAGTGTTATAAAAATGTATCGTCTCACCAAAGAATAACATTGTGCTAATCAGGAGCATTTGTTCAagtttcctgaaaaaaaaaaaaaaaaaaagcagtttagCCGTTAGAATTACATTACAGCATCCGTCACATCTGTGCTTTCATGCCTCTGCGTTATCGAAGTTCCAAACAAATAAAGCTGACTGTTGTAAGGATCAGGGTCAGATTTCAGACACGTGAACGTAACATTTCTGCAGCTCTTTTCCAACCCACAGGAAAAGTACCACAATACGGAAGAACTGGTTCCAATACAGTCTCACTCTTTCCACTGCAAAGACATGAACTGCAAACTTCACTGGTAAATTGCCAACATTGACGCATTTCTGAGCTTAACCTCTCTGGAGAACAAAGACTAATTATCTACCCTCTGAATATGCTAAGAAAATACACAAAGCAGTTCAGCAATATTTAGTTTGCTGGATGCAAACGCTCTGATTAGAATATATTTGCTCTGGTGCAGTTTGGAACCAAATATCTCGTCCACAATAACAGCATGAAAGAGGACTCGTCTGTATAGCGCAGTTCAATATTCTACACAGCTGGGTTTCAGATTATTGTATATGAATCTTTCTCACcttccctgatgcattttgAGTCCTTCTCAGTGCTCTGCAGTGTGATGCCGGGGGTAGATACAGTAGAGGTCGGCTTATAGAAGAAAcaggagagagggagggggacAGAAAGAGTGAGGGGAGGGGGAGAAAAATGCTGCTCCAGTGGACTTTGGGGACATTTCTCAGTACAGTATGAGGTTTTACATTGATTTCCTTCTTTCCTCTGTTTTACCACTGGACAGAGGATCACATGTCAATAAACTGTCCTCTGGCTCTGTTAGATTCAGGCTTCTGGGtgcgaaagaaaagggagatGTTAGCCGAGACACCTCAGCGGCGGATCTACATTGCCCCATTTAGTGTTGGTGTGATATGTGTCAGCAGTTCTTTAAACACAAAGTTCCTCATAAAAGAATGCAAAATGACTACAAAGACAGGATGAGGCACATCTGTCATGCATTTTACGTGCAAACGGATTGAAATGAGAAATAATACTGCCAAGGAGAGCGACGACATGATCGATATGATTAAAAGATGGTCAAAACGGGAACGAAATGGTGCGAAATATCAGCAAGATATATAGACGAGATCAAACTGTGTGGTTTGTAAGTGTTTTAGGTCACTTTCTGTCTGGGTATCTTAGTTCTCAGTAGAATTCGAACACCTCTGTGCCCAGAAGGCCTGTTGTTACATTATACATCTGGGAAAAGCTGAACCTCGCTATTATCTATGTACTGACTGTTATTAACATTCATGGAAGAGCTGCAACATTTTTACCATGAAAATAATACCCCACAACCCACCGTATCTCCTTCACACACCTCATCCATTTTGTCAAGGTCCTTCCTGGACAGCTGCTGAACAACTGCCACACTGGAGCAGTCTCCCAGGACACTCGCagaggtgtgtgtgagcggcaCAATCCTCACCTCACAATGCTGGAGGATACCTGCTGCCCCACGCTGGGCTTTATCTGAAACTTGACACTGTTCTAAATTGGTTTTATCCGTTTTGAATAGAAATAGCTGAGAAAGCAGGTTGTGGTGATCCctgccaaaagtattcattaGAGATTCTGTGGCTGCGATccctgctgctctgctcctctgcTGGATGCTGCTGCGGCTGAGGCACTGCAGATGAAAGCAAGACATCCCCTGTTCTTCTCCAGGCATGTTCACTACACCACTGGGTATTTTGCTACGATAATACACTGCCAGATGTTTGTATGATTTTATCCTTTCAGGCCAAGACTGGCAAATAGCTGTAATGCACGTGAGTTAGACATTGTATAGGCTATGTGAATCTGGGATTTGTTGATGCATTTGGATGCTAAATTTTGAATGAATAAAGGTGTCAAAACTGAAATATTTGCCTGAAAAACACACTGGTTGGCCAACACAAATTGCACGAAATAAGATAAACATGTTGGGAAAGAGTTGGGAAAATGTTTGATCCATACAAACTGTAAACAGAGGTGATTAAAAGTGTGTGAAAGCCTTGTCATTTTTTAGACTTTTGCATGAACATGacctaaaatgtgtttttcccacatgtttatTCATCAAGGCAACGCTGTTCTCTCAGAGATGCTGACTAACCACTTAGATGGACATATGACTGTAATAAATTGTGATTTCACTGTGAAGTTCTCCATTTTCAGCAAGCAGCTAAATATTAGAAAGGTATTTCTGTTAGCCAATAATACAGAGATGagacacaacattaaaaccagcaAAAGACAAAGTTAGAAAACTACTGCTGGACTTGTTACAATGCACTGTGGTGCAGGGTAAACCTGCATCCTGACAGCTGCATGAACTGACCAGCCACACTGCTCTCATGGCAGTAGCACTCCACTACAGCCTCCTCCAGCAGCAGGAGGGGCTTAAATATCACAACAA encodes:
- the thy1 gene encoding thy-1 membrane glycoprotein, producing MHQGRKLEQMLLISTMLFFGFASAQKVIQLSYCSVNDNDLRMDCKYAVPAESPEPFCKYTQGERLFDTTDPDEEQHAPFKKRAKVRIFPGNNCRLLFRNLPNGKSNFTCNIKLPDSATASKTSVVEKKLLLPCSAWSVLLQSCSGLLLTLMTLPVLVEILWL
- the f11r.1 gene encoding F11 receptor, tandem duplicate 1 yields the protein MCVRVGLTLPNLFSLSCHRAAPGRIVFPEGARLLVPVAVLRIIVSFDRNKCVTKKERAVDMKEFVSVLLFFSAATGVSSFTVSTNNPDVRVKENEGVDLTCSYSADFGNDARLEWKFKDNKDSQILVVYDGKLTQAYNSRATLYGGGNLRFTKVTRQDTGVYNCEVSSAKSQFAETTVKLTVLVPPSPPLCRIPESVTTGRSALLTCHDGDASPPPTYKWYKDDILLPADPSKITQFKNATYKLNPQNGNLEFSSAKKMDAGQYHCEAVNEAGPSQRCKAVRMEVRDVNTGGIVAGVIVALLLLALLVVGVWYANKKGYLPKRSESKPKSNVVYQPPSSYAGDEEDGEFKQKSSFVV